Proteins from a genomic interval of Periophthalmus magnuspinnatus isolate fPerMag1 chromosome 11, fPerMag1.2.pri, whole genome shotgun sequence:
- the si:ch73-196l6.5 gene encoding riboflavin transporter 2: MSLLTHILAVLFGMGSWVSINGLWVELPLIVPQIPEGWLLPSYLSVLIQMANVGPLFVTLMHRFNPGKLNETAVIYVIIGLGTVASFLLGFFWKETLFVGGFHRSVALLVLTFFLATVDCTSSVTFLPFMMQLKPEYLTTYYIGEGVSGLLPALVALVQGVGVVHCINSTKISNQTSNTSSFELQAQYQPANFSVEVFFFFLSAMMLVCLVAFILLNYHPAVAREHPNGRYTNGVQVKNNKWAEKNLMIDSYKTPKRRSRFGTGAYSVVEVVYIFVILAWVNGLSNVVLPSVQSYSCLPYGNNAYHLSATMAAVSNPLACFIAMFLPIRSLVVMGALTAVGSGVGAYIMWMAALSPCPLLVHGPWGGVIMVLSWVVLLLTMSYVKVMVGVILRDEGHSALVWCGAVVQLGSLLGAVTMFPLVSIFSFFSSGDPCNTKCP, translated from the exons ATGTCTCTCCTCACTCACATTTTGGCCGTCTTGTTCGGGATGGGTTCCTGGGTTTCCATCAACGGTCTCTGGGTGGAGCTGCCTCTGATCGTCCCGCAGATCCCTGAAGGCTGGCTCCTCCCCTCCTACCTCTCCGTCCTCATCCAAATGGCCAACGTGGGACCCCTTTTCGTCACTCTAATGCATCGCTTTAACCCTGGAAAACTCAACGAAACTGCGGTCATATACGTTATTATAGGCCTTGGCACTGTAGCTAGCTTTTTACTTGGATTTTTTTGGAAAGAAACTCTATTTGTTGGCGGTTTCCATCGCAGTGTCGCCTTATTGGTCCTTACTTTTTTCTTAGCTACCGTAGACTGCACCTCCTCTGTCACATTTCTACCATTCATGATGCAGTTAAAGCCAGAATATTTGACCACTTATTACATTGGAGAAGGCGTAAGCGGATTGCTTCCAGCTTTAGTCGCTTTAGTCCAAGGTGTAGGTGTTGTCCATTGTATAAACagcactaaaatttcaaaccaaACATCCAATACATCTTCATTTGAACTCCAAGCCCAATACCAACCTGCAAACTTCTCCGTAgaggtttttttctttttcttaagCGCGATGATGCTAGTGTGTCTGGTAGCGTTCATTCTGCTGAACTACCACCCCGCAGTAGCAAGAGAACACCCCAACGGACGCTATACGAATGGGGTTCAAGTCAAAAATAACAAGTGGGCCGAGAAGAATTTAATGATCGATTCTTATAAGACGCCCAAACGAAGAAGCCGCTTTGGGACAGGGGCATACAGTGTGGTGGAGGTGGTCTATATATTTGTGATTCTGGCGTGGGTGAACGGTTTGTCCAATGTAGTCCTACCTTCAGTGCAGTCCTACTCCTGTCTGCCGTATGGGAACAATGCCTACCACCTGAGTGCGACCATGGCTGCAGTGTCCAACCCTCTGGCCTGTTTCATCGCTATGTTCCTGCCCATAAG GTCCCTGGTGGTGATGGGGGCTCTGACTGCTGTTGGCAGTGGGGTTGGGGCCTACATCATGTGGATGGCTGCACTCAGTCCCTGTCCGCTCCTGGTGCATGGACCCTGGGGAGGAGTTATAATG GTCCTGTCATGGGTGGTGTTGTTGCTCACTATGTCCTACGTGAAAGTGATGGTGGGTGTGATCCTGCGTGATGAAGGCCACAGCGCCCTCGTGTGGTGTGGTGCAGTGGTGCAGTTGGGTTCTTTGCTCGGAGCggtcaccatgtttcctttggTCAGCATCTTCAGCTTCTTCTCATCAGGAGATCCATGCAACACCAAGTGCCCCTGA
- the slc52a2 gene encoding solute carrier family 52, riboflavin transporter, member 2, protein MSGGWWDSEAVTHVLMALFAMGSWVSVNSLWVELPVVVNVLPEEWNLPAYLSVLIAFGNLGPIAVTITHHCAPGRLNERLIIHIIQVLAVVTAAFLAIFWSHTVTVAGQERSIPFFLFTFVLSFVCCTSNVTFLPLMFRYPPQYIRTFFIGQGLSALFPCIVALGQGVGKLECKSVNGTTKPEYLKENFPAQNFFWFLFVMLTVSALSFMALTRRQTAQMHIPPDPDNTSAAKSGEETHPLHNGTPVSEQQVQLEEQQPPAHSFWTLHNVYLLILLALSNALTNGVLPSVQSFTCLPYSTMTFHLSVVLGNIANPLACFLAMFFILKSVSGLSFLTITGGVFASYLMALAALSPCPPLLGYSSGIALVVLSWILFTGIFSYLKVVIGTLLHEAGHSALLWCGIFIQAGSLIGALVMFPLINVYHVFSRAQECVNNCS, encoded by the exons ATGTCGGGAGGCTGGTGGGACAGTGAGGCGGTGACCCACGTCCTCATGGCGCTGTTCGCGATGGGCTCCTGGGTCTCCGTGAACAGTTTGTGGGTCGAGCTGCCGGTGGTGGTCAATGTGCTGCCCGAAG agtGGAACCTGCCAGCCTACCTCTCTGTCCTCATCGCGTTTGGAAACCTGGGTCCGATCGCAGTGACCATCACCCACCACTGTGCTCCGGGCCGGCTCAACGAACGCCTCATCATCCACATTATCCAGGTGCTGGCTGTTGTCACGGCAGCATTTCTGGCAATTTTCTGGTCTCACACCGTCACTGTGGCTGGACAGGAGCGGTCCATACCATTTTTcttgtttacttttgttttgtcatttgtttgcTGTACATCAAATGTCACTTTTCTACCGTTAATGTTTAGATACCCTCCTCAGTATATACGCACCTTCTTCATTGGACAGGGTTTAAGTGCCTTGTTCCCCTGTATTGTTGCTTTAGGACAAGGCGTTGGTAAACTGGAGTGCAAATCAGTCAATGGCACAACCAAACCAGAGTATCTGAAGGAGAATTTTCCTGCACAAAACTTCTTCTGGTTCTTGTTTGTAATGCTCACTGTGTCCGCTTTGAGTTTTATGGCGTTGACCAGAAGACAGACGGCTCAGATGCACATCCCTCCAGATCCAGACAACACCAGTGCAGCAAAGAGCGGGGAGGAGACACACCCCCTCCACAATGGGACGCCCGTGTCAGAGCAGCAGGTGCAGCTAGAAGAGCAGCAGCCTCCTGCTCACTCATTTTGGACACTTCATAATGTTTACCTTCTGATTTTATTGGCCTTATCCAACGCTTTGACCAATGGAGTCCTACCGTCTGTCCAGAGCTTCACCTGCCTCCCCTACAGCACCATGACCTTTCACCTCTCCGTTGTCCTGGGCAACATCGCAAACCCCCTCGCCTGCTTCCTGgccatgttttttattttgaa GTCAGTGAGTGGTCTGAGCTTCCTGACCATCACTGGAGGAGTCTTCGCTTCATACCTCATGGCTTTAGCTGCTCTCAGCCCCTGCCCTCCGCTCCTCGGATACTCTTCTGGTATTGCGTTAGTA GTGCTGTCGTGGATTCTGTTCACGGGGATCTTCTCATACCTGAAGGTGGTCATCGGGACCTTGCTTCACGAGGCTGGACACTCCGCCCTTCTCTGGTGCGGCATCTTTATCCAGGCCGGGTCTCTCATCGGCGCTTTGGTCATGTTCCCTCTCATCAATGTCTACCATGTGTTTTCTCGCGCTCAGGAGTGTGTAAACAACTGCAGCTAG
- the LOC117378334 gene encoding uncharacterized protein LOC117378334, translating into MDSSEDYSLSEKDVVIEANLRDEYYWKLVADFIGPQSGEGLDLDQGPCRNRVLIQVGLLREDNNFPWVSIVKWLKKIFPAHKTADFRRLIETGIATTLSLLGDSRLTFLELAVNFDFVGPICDSIGIERKDLLELKDFSERAQLIEVTNGLVLELDDFVQRENLAPIVIVHWLKNFDPNFCKNGDFSKVHSELKMRIKTLKMYCNNSETKSRRNRRYVANETLLLSPFDLISFEDSQEEPNRSQPMVKRHKKEEQPVFKSVTVKEEPEDYEITEEQRVVTEFNIKTNETYMENSQDQDKANGLTNIGYYDESLTLLDIAVESVHKLSSVYGGITEQCQGVCLELLKNQFTLMRNEKPEVDEFEKSLSEYPYRISLGTPVEFIHHNANFIVELHQLVDEQILNLEMEITQKTGSKLGRDKLPKFQSFVNFKESATSRYIHMACTLLSPKSSHNTTFRKHWVAFCSEKRNPSELMEESTTRISNYFEASAGLIHHYKEMGLFFSDMLALESDTSPNIVLESVANDANDTIIQSFVCVLALIYCKILGPYMQLLKSAATFTMYPSYLLGLYQTFLDWSKEPATLLEPYTKTNVFALIPLSEKTYSGVFSFCGYGPTNRELIRASLKRVVKVITTAADKHLRNYLPGGKYSQVPSPELCRKLSRCTFSSLMAENPFGQTKGQVNSEGSSAGSDVEDDYTKGYYAQEYINDRHTNNNSLIGDVEDKTHSLKGRRQMRLPEIMDKDYIIETVKRNGGPCRTRDDLEKMMLRFERMSRAERIECMRCEVLYQKMILNNTSPYLNDTQGGATTIAARLKMALPRVRPGFSLVLAPKRTYPKYTKQKDSEVQQAAANVEPPQ; encoded by the exons ATGGACAGCAGTGAAGACTATTCTTTAAGTGAGAAAGATGTTGTGATTGAGGCTAATTTGA gagATGAATACTACTGGAAGCTTGTGGCAGATTTCATCGGTCCTCAGTCCGGGGAGGGATTAGATCTTGATCAAGGGCCCTGCAGAAACAGAGTCTTAATACAAGTGGGTCTTTTGCGGGAGGACAACAACTTTCCGTGGGTGTCTATTGTTAAATGgctcaaaaaaatatttcctgCCCATAAAACTGCTGATTTTCGCCGACTGATTGAAACAGGCATCGCCACTACACTCAGTCTACTTGGAGATTCCAGGCTAACTTTTCTTGAACTAGCTGTCAATTTTGATTTTGTAGGACCAATTTGCGATAGCATTGGCATTGAGCGCAAAGACCTCCTGGAGCTGAAGGATTTTTCAGAGAGAGCACAATTGATAGAGGTTACAAATGGTTTGGTCCTTGAATTAGATGACTTTGTCCAAAGGGAAAATCTTGCTCCTATTGTCATAGTTCACTGGCTAAAAAACTTTGATCCAAACTTTTGTAAGAATGGAGATTTTTCAAAAGTGCATTCAGAGCTAAAGATGAGGATCAAAACGCTGAAAATGTACTGCAATAATTCTGAAACTAAGAGCCGGAGAAATAGAAGATATGTTGCAAATGAAACTTTACTTCTAAGTCCATTTGATCTCATTTCCTTTGAGGACTCACAAGAAGAGCCAAACCGGAGTCAACCGATGGTCAAAAGACATAAAAAAGAAGAGCAACCCGTTTTTAAATCAGTTACAGTCAAAGAGGAGCCTGAAGATTATGAaatcacagaggagcagagagtagTGACAGAATTCAATATCAAAACAAACGAGACATATATGGAAAACAGTCAAGACCAAGACAAAGCTAATGGTTTAACAAACATAGGTTACTATGATGAATCATTAACGTTGCTCGACATAGCAGTAGAATCTGTCCACAAACTCTCAAGTGTCTATGGTGGGATCACAGAGCAATGTCAAGGAGTGTGTCTCGAACTCCTTAAAAATCAGTTCACACTTATGCGCAATGAGAAACCAGAAGTGGatgaatttgagaaaagtttgtcTGAATACCCCTACAGGATTTCACTCGGTACACCTGTAGAGTTTATACATCACAACGCGAACTTTATCGTTGAATTACATCAGTTAGTGGATGAGCAAATTCTTAATTTGGAAATGGAGATCACCCAGAAAACCGGGTCAAAACTCGGTAGAGATAAATTGCCAAAGTTTCAGAGTTTTGTAAATTTCAAGGAAAGCGCCACTTCCCGCTACATCCACATGGCCTGCACTTTACTAAGTCCTAAGTCCTCGCACAATACAACTTTTAGAAAACATTGGGTTGCATTTTGTAGCGAAAAGAGAAATCCATCAGAATTGATGGAAGAATCAACTACCAGAATCAGCAATTACTTTGAAGCATCGGCTGGTCTCATTCACCATTACAAAGAGATGGGGCTGTTTTTCTCTGACATGCTTGCTTTGGAAAGTGATACATCCCCAAATATTGTTCTAGAAAGCGTTGCCAATGATGCTAATGATACGATAATTCagagctttgtttgtgttttggccTTGATTTATTGCAAAATACTTGGCCCTTACATGCAGCTCTTAAAAAGCGCCGCAACTTTCACCATGTATCCCTCCTACTTGCTTGGGCTGTATCAAACGTTTCTGGATTGGTCCAAAGAGCCGGCTACCCTACTCGAGCCTTAcaccaaaacaaatgtgtttgcCCTGATTCCTTTGTCAGAGAAAACTTACAgtggtgttttcagtttctgtgGTTACGGACCCACAAATAGAGAGCTAATCCGAGCCAGTTTGAAGAGAGTGGTGAAGGTGATCACCACAGCTGCAGACAAGCACCTCAGGAATTATTTACCAGGAGGGAAATATTCACAAGTGCCATCGCCGGAATTGTGCCGTAAACTGTCAAGATGCACTTTTTCATCTTTGATGGCGGAAAATCCCTTTGGTCAAACAAAGGGGCAAGTTAACAGTGAAGGGTCCTCTGCTGGCTCTGATGTTGAAGATGACTATACAAAAGGCTACTATGCACAAGAATATATTAATGATAGACacacaaataataatagtttaataGGGGATGTTGAAGACAAAACACATTCTTTAAAAGGGCGGCGCCAAATGCGTCTTCCAGAAATCATGGACAAAGATTATATAATTGAAACGGTTAAAAGGAATGGAGGGCCGTGCAGAACGCGGGACGACCTGGAGAAAATGATGCTGCGCTTTGAGAGGATGAGCCGAGCCGAGAGGATCGAGTGCATGCGCTGTGAAGTCCTCTATCAAAAGATGATCCTGAACAACACAAGCCCATATCTGaatgacacacagggaggcGCTACTACAATTGCAGCTAGACTGAAGATGGCACTGCCACGCGTTAGACCTGGGTTCTCACTCGTCTTAGCCCCAAAACGGACATATCCAAAATATACCAAACAGAAAGACAGTGAGGTGCAGCAGGCAGCAGCGAATGTTGAGCCACCACAATAG